One genomic region from Salvia hispanica cultivar TCC Black 2014 chromosome 2, UniMelb_Shisp_WGS_1.0, whole genome shotgun sequence encodes:
- the LOC125203139 gene encoding NADPH-dependent aldo-keto reductase, chloroplastic-like, producing the protein MRNNQVRLNNGTTIPLLGMGTYSFENDRKITEHAIQAALKMGYRHFDTAQIYGSEAALGNALNDAISNGVVRREELFVTSKLWGSHHHDPVSALQKTLKCMGMEYIDMYLVHWPVRLKPWVCDPIPEEDEFEPLCLDVTWSGMEKCLEMGLCKGIGVSNFSCKKLQNLLDLASVPPAINQVEMHPMWRQRKLRDLCRDHNIHVSAYSPIGAPGNFWGSTAVIENPLIKSMALKHGATPAQVALSWGLSKGASIIAKSFNQERLKENKGALELKLEDDEILEIDSKLKEVKIMRGDVYVNDATSPYKTIQELWDGEI; encoded by the exons aTGAGAAACAATCAAGTAAGATTGAACAATGGCACCACCATACCATTACTTGGTATGGGAACCTACTCTTTTGAAAATGATAGGAAAATCACTGAGCATGCTATCCAAGCTGCCCTAAAG ATGGGATATAGGCACTTTGACACAGCGCAAATTTATGGCTCGGAGGCTGCGTTAGGGAATGCACTGAATGACGCGATATCAAATGGAGTCGTTCGGAGGGAGGAACTTTTCGTTACGTCTAAACTGTGGGGAAGCCATCACCACGATCCTGTTTCAGCACTACAAAAAACTCTCAA GTGCATGGGGATGGAATACATCGACATGTATCTCGTGCACTGGCCTGTACGATTGAAGCCTTGGGTTTGCGATCCGATACCTGAAGAGGACGAATTCGAACCATTATGTCTCGATGTGACATGGTCCGGCATGGAGAAATGCTTGGAGATGGGCTTATGTAAGGGTATTGGCGTTAGCAATTTCTCTTGCAAAAAACTCCAAAATTTGTTGGATTTGGCATCCGTACCTCCAGCTATCAATCAG GTGGAAATGCATCCTATGTGGAGGCAAAGAAAGCTAAGAGATCTCTGCAGGGACCACAACATCCACGTCAGCGCATATTCTCCAATAGGAGCCCCGGGAAATTTTTGGGGATCAACGGCCGTGATTGAGAATCCGTTGATCAAATCAATGGCTCTCAAGCACGGGGCAACTCCGGCTCAGGTCGCACTGAGCTGGGGTTTGTCGAAGGGCGCGAGCATAATCGCGAAGAGTTTCAATCAGGAGAGGTTGAAGGAGAACAAGGGGGCTCTTGAACTCAAGTTGGAAGACGATGAAATACTCGAAATTGACTCGAAATTGAAGGAGGTGAAGATCATGAGAGGGGATGTTTATGTTAATGATGCAACAAGCCCCTACAAAACAATTCAAGAATTGTGGGATGGTGAGATTTGA
- the LOC125208280 gene encoding pectin acetylesterase 8-like produces the protein MGSHIQGTNAIWLKIIIYLLVFIEPQVNSQNIDQELNVTFITNAVKKGAVCLDGSPGAYYFAKGFGDGVHNWMIYLPGGAWCNSTDECLRRSKNDYVGSNKNVAPMALGTIQSQNKSLNPDFYNWNKVYIRYCDGASFMADVETVNPETKLHLRGRRIFASVLEELITTKGMSNAENALLVGNSAGGLAAILNCDRFHSFLPGACRVKCISDSGVFIQGNDLHGAQDIAKKYFASVVKFHELDKYLPQSCTRRLDPELCFIPGNVVEDIQTPLFLLHSNFDLYQISKLAIPNHPNNEGWENCTKNFSSLQSCTSNQLHVIMDIHRLLLKTLEGLVDNPSRGLFIISCYIHDISTNLHNWQGIPILQNKTIQQAIGDWYFDKSNVQIIDTQHSCPINCDRTID, from the exons ATGGGAAGCCACATTCAGGGCACAAATGCCATATGgttaaaaataatcatttatttgCTCGTCTTCATCGAACCTCAAGTCAATAGTCAAAACATTGACCAAGAACTCAATGTTACATTCATCACAAATGCGGTAAAAAAAGGCGCAG TTTGCTTGGATGGAAGCCCTGGGGCCTACTATTTTGCTAAGGGATTCGGAGATGGAGTTCACAATTGGATGATTTATCTACCA GGTGGAGCATGGTGTAATTCAACGGATGAGTGCCTCCGCAGAAGCAAGAACGATTACGTAGGATCCAACAAAAATGTTGCACCTATGGCTTTGGGTACTATCCAGAGTCAAAACAAAAGTTTAAATCCag atTTTTATAATTGGAACAAGGTGTATATCCGGTACTGTGACGGTGCATCATTCATGGCAGATGTCGAAACCGTCAATCCG GAAACAAAACTACATCTGAGAGGAAGGAGAATCTTCGCCTCTGTATTGGAAGAGCTCATTACTACTAAAGGGATGAGTAATGCGGAAAAT GCTTTACTTGTAGGAAACTCTGCCGGTGGGTTGGCCGCGATCTTAAACTGTGACCGTTTCCATTCTTTTCTCCCTGGTGCGTGTCGAGTAAAATGCATTTCAGATTCTGGCGTTTTCATACAAGG GAATGATCTCCATGGTGCCCAAGACATTGCCAAAAAGTATTTTGCCAGTGTAGTTAAATTTCAT GAATTAGACAAATATTTGCCCCAGTCATGCACACGGAGATTGGATCCAGAATTg TGCTTTATCCCGGGAAATGTCGTCGAAGATATCCAGACACCGTTGTTTTTGTTACATTCGAATTTCGACTTATACCAA ATATCTAAACTTGCAATACCAAATCATCCAAATAACGAAGGCTGGGAAAATTGCACGAAAAATTTTAGCAGCCTTCAGAGTTGCACATCCAACCAACTACATGTCATAATGG ATATTCATAGATTATTACTGAAGACATTGGAGGGATTAGTTGATAATCCATCAAGAGgattatttatcatttcatGTTATATCCACGATATTAGTACTAATCTACACAATTGGCAAGGAATACccattttacaaaataag ACAATTCAACAAGCCATAGGTGACTGGTATTTCGATAAAAGCAACGTTCAAATCATAGACACTCAACATTCATGTCCTATTAATTGTGACAGAACAATAGATTAA